A region of Halalkaliarchaeum desulfuricum DNA encodes the following proteins:
- a CDS encoding Mov34/MPN/PAD-1 family protein yields MRLFRSRELLGIARETMEFILEACEETHPNEYMGFLRADDARKLGLDRDGQVITDVLVIPGTVSNPMSATVKTNMKPNDIRSVGSVHSHPNGVLRPSDEDLMTFGQGQVHIIVGAPYGWGDWRAFDNEGEQTKLDVIDVELPEEQFFDFTQEDIDAEIRDEEYR; encoded by the coding sequence ATGCGTCTGTTCCGGTCGCGCGAACTCCTCGGGATCGCCCGGGAGACAATGGAGTTCATCCTCGAGGCGTGCGAGGAGACACATCCCAACGAGTACATGGGCTTTCTCCGCGCCGATGACGCCCGCAAGCTGGGTCTCGACCGGGACGGACAGGTGATCACCGACGTGCTCGTCATTCCTGGGACCGTCTCGAACCCGATGAGCGCGACCGTGAAGACCAACATGAAGCCAAACGACATCCGAAGCGTCGGCTCGGTCCACTCCCACCCGAACGGCGTGCTCCGCCCGAGCGACGAGGACCTCATGACGTTCGGGCAGGGTCAGGTTCACATCATCGTCGGCGCACCGTACGGCTGGGGTGACTGGCGGGCGTTCGACAACGAGGGCGAACAGACGAAACTCGACGTGATCGACGTCGAACTCCCCGAAGAGCAGTTCTTCGACTTCACTCAGGAAGACATCGACGCCGAGATCCGGGACGAGGAGTACCGATGA
- a CDS encoding phospholipase D-like domain-containing protein, with the protein MASGNVVPTQSTDIGPPPVVAVVVVWLLAAVLFGAVPTVSGTPAANETVENRTPDPTGDDARILEAYPNPHADGDPGEYVVLAVPTEGNWTLTDGTTTVEVPDLTGRFAVSTEPEVAAEHTNDPVYGLEGRLQLADAGETLTLSENGTAKDEISYGRAPAGARWLRGDGELVREPDADGGWRADGFDPREPKTFEDISGRAFVLPDAPDEPVAPIREADDRVYLAAYTLESWRLADALAAAADRGVTVRVLLEGSPVGGATETQAAVVRFLDRRGIDVRVLDGEYTRYTYHHAKYAVADDSVVALTENWKPSGTGGASNRGWGVRVDDRDVAAAVASVFEHDSGWRDAVPWAQYKSDATVREGTTTNGSYPDRFPAAEFDDASVRLLLAPDNAESELETMIDDADDRVAVVVPRTGGADYRLVEAAIGAAERGATVRLLLSGAWYDREENEALVEELRGLDVAGGDLDARIVEPRGRFDRIHAKGTVVDDTAVVGSLNWNDHAGSRNRELLIAVGNPAIAEFYWRVLAADWHGGSFRTPVGLLGGFTVVTLTGGEIARRRVRFF; encoded by the coding sequence ATGGCTTCCGGAAACGTCGTCCCGACCCAGTCGACCGATATCGGTCCACCACCGGTCGTCGCTGTCGTGGTCGTGTGGCTCCTCGCTGCTGTGCTGTTCGGGGCAGTTCCCACCGTTTCCGGAACCCCAGCGGCAAATGAGACGGTCGAAAACCGCACCCCGGACCCCACGGGAGACGACGCTCGGATCCTCGAAGCGTATCCGAACCCGCACGCGGATGGCGATCCGGGGGAGTACGTCGTGCTGGCGGTGCCGACCGAGGGGAACTGGACGCTGACCGACGGGACGACGACCGTCGAGGTACCCGACCTGACGGGACGGTTCGCCGTCTCGACCGAACCGGAGGTCGCGGCCGAGCACACGAACGACCCCGTTTACGGCCTCGAGGGGCGGCTCCAGTTGGCTGACGCCGGAGAGACGCTGACGCTTTCGGAAAACGGAACGGCGAAAGACGAAATCTCGTACGGACGCGCCCCCGCAGGCGCCCGGTGGCTCCGCGGAGACGGCGAACTGGTTCGGGAGCCGGACGCGGACGGCGGATGGCGCGCGGACGGGTTCGACCCCCGTGAGCCGAAGACGTTCGAGGACATCTCGGGACGGGCGTTCGTCCTGCCCGACGCCCCGGACGAGCCAGTTGCGCCGATCCGCGAAGCCGACGACCGGGTGTATCTCGCCGCCTACACGCTGGAGTCCTGGCGGCTCGCCGACGCGCTGGCCGCGGCCGCCGATCGCGGTGTGACCGTGCGAGTGCTCCTCGAGGGGAGCCCGGTCGGCGGCGCCACGGAGACGCAGGCCGCGGTGGTTCGGTTCCTGGACCGACGGGGGATCGACGTTCGGGTGCTCGACGGCGAGTACACGCGATATACGTACCATCACGCGAAGTACGCCGTCGCCGACGACTCGGTGGTGGCGCTCACGGAGAACTGGAAACCCTCCGGAACCGGCGGGGCGTCGAACCGAGGGTGGGGCGTCCGCGTGGACGATCGGGACGTCGCCGCGGCCGTGGCGTCCGTGTTCGAACACGACTCGGGATGGCGTGACGCCGTCCCCTGGGCGCAGTACAAATCCGACGCGACCGTACGCGAGGGTACGACGACAAACGGAAGCTACCCGGACAGGTTTCCGGCGGCGGAGTTCGACGACGCCTCCGTCAGGCTGCTTCTGGCGCCCGACAACGCCGAGTCCGAACTCGAGACGATGATCGACGACGCCGACGACCGGGTCGCAGTCGTGGTTCCACGGACGGGCGGCGCCGACTACCGGCTCGTGGAGGCGGCGATCGGCGCGGCCGAGCGCGGTGCGACGGTCAGGCTGCTGCTTTCGGGCGCGTGGTACGACCGGGAGGAAAACGAGGCGCTCGTCGAGGAGTTGCGCGGGCTCGACGTCGCCGGGGGCGATCTCGACGCCCGGATCGTCGAGCCACGGGGGCGGTTCGACAGGATCCACGCCAAGGGAACTGTCGTCGACGACACCGCCGTGGTCGGCTCGCTCAACTGGAACGACCACGCCGGGTCGCGGAACCGGGAGCTACTGATTGCGGTGGGGAACCCGGCGATCGCGGAGTTTTACTGGCGCGTCCTCGCGGCCGACTGGCACGGCGGGAGCTTCCGGACGCCCGTCGGGCTGCTGGGTGGATTCACAGTCGTAACACTCACAGGAGGTGAAATCGCCAGGCGACGGGTTCGCTTCTTCTGA
- a CDS encoding DUF7563 family protein: protein MPECQNCGSFVTRSYARVFTPNDVEDPRACPKCEDVVREGATVRKARSKRR from the coding sequence ATGCCCGAGTGCCAAAACTGTGGCTCGTTCGTCACCCGGTCGTACGCACGCGTGTTCACTCCGAACGACGTGGAGGATCCGCGCGCCTGTCCGAAGTGCGAGGACGTGGTACGCGAGGGCGCTACCGTCAGAAAAGCTCGCTCGAAGCGCCGTTAA
- a CDS encoding helix-turn-helix domain-containing protein, with the protein MQTSRPTKQVPTELQSPQAKLVYLYLSTHGSATITELQENLGMKKLSLYGILKTLREEGLVGQRTDEYVLT; encoded by the coding sequence ATGCAGACCTCGCGGCCGACAAAGCAGGTTCCAACGGAGCTACAGTCGCCACAGGCGAAGTTGGTGTATCTCTACCTGTCCACACACGGGAGTGCGACGATCACCGAACTCCAGGAGAACCTCGGGATGAAGAAGCTCTCGCTGTACGGCATCCTGAAGACGCTTCGGGAGGAGGGGCTCGTCGGACAGCGGACGGACGAGTACGTCCTCACCTGA
- a CDS encoding universal stress protein has product MAILVPIDDSDPSREALELAYAEHPDAEFLVLHVLDPQRSVIAGGLGNIDAAMEAVQADAEELLEDAKRLGDERGVDVETELAFGRPARVIVEYADLEGIDQVVIGSHGRTGAARVLLGSVAEKVVRRSPVPVTVVR; this is encoded by the coding sequence ATGGCGATCCTGGTTCCGATAGACGACTCAGACCCGTCGCGTGAGGCACTGGAACTCGCGTACGCGGAGCATCCGGACGCGGAGTTTCTGGTGTTGCACGTGCTGGATCCCCAGCGGAGCGTCATCGCCGGGGGGCTCGGCAACATCGACGCGGCGATGGAGGCCGTCCAGGCGGACGCGGAGGAACTGCTGGAGGACGCAAAGCGCCTGGGGGACGAGCGCGGCGTCGACGTCGAGACCGAACTCGCGTTCGGGCGTCCGGCGCGGGTAATCGTCGAGTACGCAGACCTCGAGGGGATCGATCAGGTCGTCATCGGTAGCCACGGTCGTACCGGCGCCGCGCGGGTACTCCTCGGAAGCGTCGCGGAGAAGGTGGTTCGTCGCTCGCCCGTCCCGGTGACGGTCGTCAGATGA
- a CDS encoding adenylyltransferase/cytidyltransferase family protein, translating to MTAGSDSGEEAEADDDGDLDRVVAQGTFDLLHPGHVHYLEDAATYGDELHVIVARRENVTHKDPPVLPDRQRRDVVAALSVVDKAHLGHPEDIFVPIERIDPDAIVLGYDQHHDADAIREALRDRGFGCRVERATRRSPQYESEILSSTAIVDRIIDERCP from the coding sequence ATGACCGCCGGAAGTGATTCCGGGGAGGAAGCCGAGGCCGACGACGACGGCGACCTCGACCGGGTCGTCGCCCAGGGAACGTTCGACCTGTTGCACCCCGGCCACGTCCACTATCTCGAGGACGCCGCGACGTACGGCGACGAGTTGCACGTCATCGTCGCCCGGCGGGAGAACGTCACCCACAAGGATCCTCCCGTGCTCCCTGACCGCCAGCGCCGTGACGTCGTCGCCGCCCTCTCGGTCGTCGACAAGGCCCACCTCGGACACCCCGAGGACATCTTCGTCCCGATCGAACGGATCGATCCCGACGCGATTGTACTGGGCTACGACCAACACCACGACGCCGACGCCATCCGGGAGGCGCTGCGCGACCGGGGGTTCGGCTGTCGGGTGGAACGGGCCACCCGCCGTTCCCCGCAGTACGAGAGTGAAATCCTCTCGAGTACCGCCATCGTGGATCGGATCATCGACGAGCGGTGTCCCTGA
- a CDS encoding tRNA (N(6)-L-threonylcarbamoyladenosine(37)-C(2))-methylthiotransferase — translation MATYHIETYGCTSNRGESRRIERALRDGGHRPADGPDDADVAILNTCTVVEKTERNMLRRAEELAEDTADLVVTGCMALAQGDLFRDAGFDAEILHWDEVPSAILNGECPTTTPDTEPVLDGVVGILPIARGCMSNCSYCITKFATGRIDSPPIEENVRKARALVHAGAKEIRVTGQDTGVYGWDTGERKLPELLDRICAIDGEFRVRLGMANPGGIHGIREELADVFARNRKLYDFIHLPVQSGSDEVLDEMRRQHRTEYFREIVETFDDRLDEWTLSTDFIVGFPTETEADHERSMELLREVRPEKINVTRFSKRPGTDAAEMKGLGGTIKKERSKAMSELKRRVVGEAYESMVGTRRTVLAVRPGTGDSVKCRDGAYRQIIVQRADERGVEPGDVFELEVTGHNTMYALGAPVDGEKSRSIGAADAV, via the coding sequence ATGGCGACGTATCACATCGAGACGTACGGCTGTACGTCCAACCGCGGGGAGAGCCGCCGCATCGAGCGGGCGCTCCGGGACGGCGGCCACCGTCCGGCGGACGGCCCGGACGACGCCGACGTCGCCATCCTCAACACCTGTACCGTCGTCGAGAAGACCGAACGGAACATGCTCCGGCGGGCCGAAGAGCTCGCGGAAGACACTGCCGATCTGGTCGTGACCGGCTGTATGGCCCTCGCACAGGGGGATCTCTTCCGCGATGCCGGGTTCGACGCCGAAATCCTCCACTGGGACGAGGTGCCGTCGGCGATCCTCAACGGGGAGTGTCCGACGACGACCCCGGACACCGAGCCGGTGCTCGACGGCGTCGTCGGGATCCTCCCGATCGCTCGCGGCTGTATGAGCAACTGCTCGTACTGCATCACCAAGTTCGCGACCGGCCGGATCGACTCCCCGCCGATCGAGGAGAACGTCCGGAAGGCCCGGGCGCTGGTGCACGCGGGCGCAAAGGAGATCCGGGTCACCGGCCAGGACACCGGCGTCTACGGCTGGGACACCGGCGAGCGGAAGCTGCCGGAGCTGCTCGATCGGATCTGTGCGATCGACGGGGAGTTCCGGGTCCGGCTGGGCATGGCGAACCCCGGTGGAATCCACGGAATTCGGGAGGAGCTTGCGGACGTCTTCGCGCGCAACCGGAAGCTGTACGACTTCATTCACCTCCCTGTACAGTCCGGCAGCGACGAGGTGCTGGACGAGATGCGCAGACAGCACCGCACGGAGTACTTCCGGGAGATCGTCGAGACGTTCGACGACCGGCTCGACGAGTGGACGCTGTCGACGGACTTTATTGTCGGGTTCCCGACGGAAACCGAGGCGGATCACGAGCGGTCGATGGAACTGCTACGGGAGGTCCGACCCGAGAAGATCAATGTCACCCGCTTTTCGAAGCGTCCCGGCACCGACGCCGCCGAGATGAAGGGGCTGGGCGGTACGATAAAAAAGGAGCGGTCGAAGGCGATGTCCGAACTGAAGCGACGCGTCGTCGGCGAGGCGTACGAGTCGATGGTCGGGACCCGCCGGACGGTCCTCGCGGTGCGTCCGGGCACCGGCGACTCGGTGAAGTGTCGCGACGGCGCCTACCGCCAGATAATCGTCCAGCGGGCCGACGAACGCGGCGTCGAACCCGGCGACGTGTTCGAACTCGAAGTGACCGGCCACAACACGATGTACGCGCTGGGAGCGCCCGTCGACGGGGAAAAGAGCCGGTCGATCGGCGCAGCCGACGCCGTGTGA
- a CDS encoding metal-dependent hydrolase, with product MLPVVHPGLAYLVYTGWTHLTSGRPPGGLATLALVGGALLPDLIDQPLYFLLPLPSTRTLAHSLLVAVPVTVVVVVAVRRSSLSNTVGNGFAIGYLSHPIADAFWPLLLGKHAELGFLLWPLTESPAYEGEKALFVVGDVTVTTWWPELGLLALATVVWWLDGKPGITAVVELLEGSQ from the coding sequence GTGCTTCCAGTCGTCCATCCGGGCCTCGCGTACCTCGTGTACACCGGCTGGACTCACCTGACCAGCGGGAGGCCTCCGGGGGGGTTGGCCACGCTTGCGCTGGTCGGCGGTGCACTCCTGCCGGATCTCATAGATCAGCCACTGTACTTCCTGTTACCCCTACCGAGTACCCGTACGCTCGCCCACTCGCTGCTCGTCGCAGTACCGGTGACCGTGGTCGTGGTCGTCGCAGTCCGGCGGTCTTCGCTTTCGAACACTGTCGGCAACGGATTTGCGATCGGGTATCTGTCACACCCCATCGCTGACGCGTTCTGGCCGTTACTGCTGGGAAAACACGCCGAACTCGGGTTTCTCCTGTGGCCGCTGACGGAATCGCCCGCATACGAGGGAGAGAAGGCACTGTTCGTCGTCGGCGACGTGACCGTGACCACGTGGTGGCCCGAACTCGGCTTGCTGGCGCTTGCAACGGTCGTCTGGTGGCTGGACGGGAAGCCCGGAATTACGGCCGTCGTCGAACTTCTCGAAGGGAGTCAGTGA
- a CDS encoding VOC family protein → MTGLTPTPGIHHVTCIAGDPQRNLDFWVETLGLRLVKRSVNQDDPSTYHFFFADAEGTPGTSMTFFPWEDLSQGKIGSDQVARTAFRVPDGSLDYWEDRFDRHDVEYDDRLERFGESVLPFRDPDGLPVELVEVEIPAEDTTVPWTEFVPEEAAIRGFHSVTLWLADPEPTEELLETMGFEETGTEQAQGDAPGDERTRFAATGPVGRYVDILPTIEGGRPGHGTVHHVAFQTPTDADQEAMRSAVQSAGLRPTAQIDRHWFRSVYFREFGGVLFELATNGPGYDSDESLEELGGRLVLPGEFEHRRDAIESDLPDVTVPRAEAAKAEDSAEGT, encoded by the coding sequence ATGACTGGTCTGACGCCCACGCCCGGAATCCATCACGTCACCTGCATCGCCGGCGATCCCCAGCGGAACCTCGACTTCTGGGTCGAGACGCTCGGTCTCCGCCTCGTCAAGCGATCGGTCAACCAGGACGATCCCAGCACCTACCACTTCTTTTTCGCCGACGCCGAGGGTACTCCCGGAACGAGCATGACGTTCTTCCCGTGGGAAGACCTCTCGCAGGGGAAAATCGGCTCGGATCAGGTTGCACGGACCGCGTTCCGGGTTCCGGACGGCAGCCTCGACTACTGGGAGGATCGGTTCGACCGGCACGACGTCGAGTACGACGACCGCCTCGAGCGCTTCGGCGAGAGCGTCCTGCCGTTCCGGGATCCCGACGGACTGCCGGTCGAACTGGTCGAAGTCGAGATCCCGGCCGAGGATACCACCGTTCCCTGGACCGAGTTCGTCCCAGAGGAGGCAGCGATTCGGGGGTTCCACTCGGTGACGCTGTGGCTCGCGGATCCGGAACCCACCGAAGAACTGCTCGAGACGATGGGTTTCGAGGAGACCGGCACCGAGCAAGCGCAAGGGGACGCGCCCGGCGACGAGCGGACACGGTTCGCCGCGACGGGACCCGTCGGCAGGTACGTCGACATCCTCCCGACGATCGAGGGCGGCCGACCTGGGCACGGAACCGTCCATCACGTGGCGTTCCAGACCCCAACCGACGCCGACCAGGAGGCGATGCGCTCGGCCGTTCAATCTGCGGGGCTCAGGCCGACCGCACAGATCGATCGCCACTGGTTTCGGTCGGTGTACTTCCGGGAGTTCGGGGGGGTCCTGTTCGAACTCGCCACGAACGGCCCCGGATACGACAGCGACGAATCCCTCGAGGAACTCGGCGGACGTCTCGTCCTCCCCGGCGAGTTCGAACACCGCCGGGATGCCATCGAGTCCGACCTCCCTGACGTGACGGTTCCCCGCGCGGAGGCGGCAAAAGCCGAGGACAGCGCCGAGGGGACCTGA
- a CDS encoding HEAT repeat domain-containing protein produces MSEDADAGEDADAAEGTDADGGEEEPELIGELRERLDDVEAALEAAETEDDLDDVEADLDGVESDLDDVELPEEEGEEGDDDEDDGPSPVEELEDRIADLRDGIENARGPYGEDVVDAVSGARSTLSSTRWTEDGVPEVEAAVSAFLEAVGEALDASFEIDGDAETDAEEGSGGALVAALQSVEGAVEDAGLDADEDAETIASLLEAVEELEAGLEDAEEWSDLEVRDQLAAEGYYDVLGHYKDFPVEWSALKEHEMRGNVDMVLLAFDSLQSDYMEEHCLEALERMGRTAATDEAIEEMLGLANRRNHDAIRILGKMRATEAVDTLVEYVEPDNDTKLQKVTLKALGEIGSREAVQPIANHLAAGEADVRPVAARALGLIGDTRAIQPLSETLETDDDDTTRAAAAWALRQIGTREALEIAAEYDDERSFLLQTEAEKAQATLGDEAEPTA; encoded by the coding sequence ATGAGCGAAGACGCCGATGCGGGCGAGGACGCCGACGCGGCGGAGGGAACCGACGCGGACGGGGGCGAGGAGGAACCGGAACTCATCGGGGAGCTCCGCGAGCGACTCGACGACGTCGAAGCGGCGCTCGAGGCCGCGGAGACGGAAGACGACCTCGACGACGTGGAGGCCGACCTCGACGGAGTCGAAAGCGACCTCGACGACGTCGAACTTCCCGAAGAGGAAGGCGAAGAGGGGGACGACGACGAAGACGACGGGCCGTCCCCGGTCGAGGAACTCGAAGACCGGATCGCCGACCTGCGAGACGGGATCGAGAACGCCCGCGGGCCGTACGGCGAAGACGTCGTCGACGCCGTCTCCGGAGCCCGGTCGACGCTTTCGAGCACCCGGTGGACGGAAGACGGCGTTCCCGAAGTCGAGGCAGCCGTGTCGGCGTTCCTCGAGGCGGTCGGCGAGGCGCTCGACGCCTCCTTCGAGATCGACGGCGACGCAGAAACTGACGCCGAAGAGGGCTCGGGGGGCGCGCTCGTGGCCGCACTCCAGTCCGTCGAGGGGGCGGTCGAAGACGCCGGGCTCGACGCCGACGAGGACGCCGAGACCATCGCGTCGCTGCTCGAAGCGGTCGAGGAGCTGGAGGCCGGGCTCGAAGACGCCGAGGAGTGGAGCGACCTCGAGGTCAGAGACCAGCTCGCAGCCGAGGGGTACTACGACGTGCTGGGCCACTACAAGGACTTCCCCGTCGAGTGGTCGGCGCTCAAGGAGCACGAAATGCGCGGCAACGTCGACATGGTGCTGCTCGCGTTTGATTCCCTCCAGTCGGACTACATGGAGGAACACTGCCTCGAGGCGCTCGAACGGATGGGCCGTACCGCCGCCACCGACGAAGCGATCGAGGAGATGCTCGGGCTCGCGAACCGGCGGAACCACGACGCGATCCGTATCCTCGGGAAGATGCGCGCAACGGAGGCCGTCGACACGCTGGTCGAGTACGTCGAACCCGACAACGACACGAAGCTACAGAAGGTGACGCTGAAGGCGCTGGGCGAGATCGGCTCCCGGGAGGCGGTGCAGCCGATCGCGAACCACCTGGCGGCGGGGGAGGCCGATGTCCGTCCGGTCGCCGCGCGTGCGCTCGGACTCATCGGCGACACGCGGGCGATTCAGCCGCTGTCCGAGACCCTCGAGACCGACGACGACGACACCACCCGGGCCGCCGCTGCGTGGGCGCTCAGACAGATCGGCACCCGCGAGGCGCTGGAGATCGCCGCCGAGTACGACGACGAGCGCTCGTTCCTCCTCCAGACGGAGGCCGAAAAGGCGCAGGCGACGCTCGGCGACGAAGCCGAACCGACCGCCTGA
- the pcm gene encoding protein-L-isoaspartate O-methyltransferase encodes MVEAIDPELETTAAALRAVPRHEFVPERWRDLAYADRPLPIGGGATITAPGIVAEMCDHLALSSGDRTLEIGTGCGYHAAVTAEIVGAGNVYTVEIDAELADAARKRLTELGYGAVSIRVGDGREGWPEHAPYDRAYLTCADRSFPDAVVEQVRSEGLLLAPIGLADQRLVLAKKLRDGSLDRLDCGPVQFVTMQGPDV; translated from the coding sequence ATGGTCGAGGCGATCGATCCCGAACTCGAGACGACGGCTGCCGCCCTCCGGGCGGTTCCGCGCCACGAGTTCGTCCCGGAGCGGTGGCGCGATCTCGCGTACGCGGATCGGCCGCTACCGATCGGCGGCGGGGCGACGATCACCGCGCCGGGGATCGTTGCGGAGATGTGCGATCATCTCGCGCTCTCCTCGGGGGACCGAACGCTCGAGATCGGCACCGGCTGCGGCTACCACGCCGCGGTGACCGCCGAGATCGTCGGCGCCGGAAACGTCTACACGGTCGAGATCGACGCCGAACTCGCCGACGCCGCCCGCAAACGACTCACGGAGCTGGGATACGGGGCGGTGTCGATCCGCGTGGGGGACGGACGCGAGGGCTGGCCCGAACACGCGCCCTACGACAGGGCGTATCTGACCTGTGCCGATCGGTCGTTTCCCGACGCGGTCGTCGAGCAGGTCCGGTCCGAGGGGTTGCTCCTCGCGCCGATCGGCCTCGCCGATCAGCGGCTCGTGCTGGCAAAGAAGCTCCGGGACGGATCGCTCGATCGGCTCGACTGTGGCCCCGTCCAGTTCGTCACCATGCAGGGCCCGGACGTTTGA
- a CDS encoding DHH family phosphoesterase has translation MTDEIAGISGERDDSSSAPTVYDLSPNCTLEDVSEGAYYHAVVNGVVDYGVFVDVSDVVSGLIHESNLDERYEVGDRLIVELEEVRENGDVAFDVVDPDDYRTEAIEHEPEITDVEMLSPGAEVTIEGLVVQIKQTDGPTIFHVNDGTGIVPCAAFEEAGVRAYPDVAVDDPVRIAGSVENHQGSRQVEVDELSALADERAHEVTETVEERIDERAEPIDVEPLVEWEAFEPIREDLRELASLLRRTVLEGRPIRVRHHADGDGMCAAIPVQHALEAFVRDVHGDPDAPRHLFKRLPSKAPFYEMEDVTRDLNFALEGRARHGQKLPLLLMLDNGSTEEDVPAYENLAHYDIPIAVVDHHHPDPEAVEPLLDAHVNPYLHGEDYRITTGMMCVELARMLVADVGDDLEHVPAVAGISDRSRAEAMEEYIALAADAGYDRDALVDISEALDYAAHLLRYSDGETLVNDALNVGCDDEQRHRELVEFLSSRSRRDVDKQLAALEPHVEHERLASGAHLYRVDLDNFAHRFTYPAPGKTTGNLHDRKVTETGEPVITIGYGPDFAVLRSDGVRLDIPQMVTELNEELPGSGVSGGGHLVVGSIKFVKGRRSEVIDALVEKMADAELDEALSSAATPE, from the coding sequence ATGACAGACGAAATCGCCGGGATTTCCGGCGAGCGGGACGATTCGAGTTCCGCACCGACTGTGTACGATCTCTCGCCGAACTGTACGCTCGAGGACGTTTCGGAAGGCGCCTACTATCACGCCGTCGTCAACGGCGTCGTCGACTACGGCGTGTTCGTCGACGTCTCCGACGTCGTTTCCGGCCTGATCCACGAGTCGAACCTCGATGAGCGCTACGAGGTCGGCGACCGACTGATCGTCGAACTCGAGGAAGTTCGCGAAAACGGGGACGTCGCCTTCGATGTCGTCGATCCGGACGACTACCGCACGGAAGCAATCGAGCACGAGCCGGAAATCACCGACGTCGAGATGCTCTCTCCCGGCGCCGAGGTGACGATCGAGGGGCTCGTCGTCCAGATCAAACAGACTGACGGACCGACGATCTTCCACGTCAACGACGGCACCGGAATCGTCCCCTGTGCGGCCTTCGAGGAGGCGGGCGTGCGGGCGTATCCCGACGTCGCTGTCGACGATCCGGTCCGGATCGCCGGATCCGTCGAGAACCACCAGGGAAGCCGGCAGGTCGAGGTCGACGAACTGTCCGCGCTGGCCGACGAACGGGCTCACGAGGTGACGGAAACCGTCGAGGAACGGATCGACGAACGGGCCGAGCCGATCGACGTCGAGCCGCTGGTCGAGTGGGAGGCGTTCGAGCCGATCCGCGAGGACCTCCGGGAGCTCGCCAGTCTCCTCCGCCGGACGGTTCTCGAGGGACGGCCGATCCGGGTGCGTCACCACGCGGACGGCGACGGGATGTGCGCGGCGATCCCGGTTCAGCACGCTCTGGAGGCGTTCGTTCGCGACGTCCACGGCGACCCCGACGCACCGAGACATCTGTTCAAGCGGCTGCCGAGCAAGGCGCCGTTTTACGAGATGGAGGACGTCACCCGCGACCTCAACTTTGCACTCGAGGGGCGCGCCCGCCACGGACAGAAGCTGCCGCTGCTTTTGATGCTCGACAACGGCTCCACCGAGGAGGACGTTCCCGCCTACGAGAACCTCGCACACTACGACATCCCGATCGCGGTGGTCGACCACCACCACCCGGATCCGGAGGCGGTCGAGCCGCTGCTTGACGCCCACGTAAACCCGTATCTCCACGGGGAGGATTACCGGATCACGACAGGGATGATGTGTGTCGAACTCGCCCGGATGCTCGTCGCAGACGTCGGCGACGACCTCGAGCACGTCCCCGCAGTCGCCGGAATCTCCGATCGGTCGCGCGCGGAGGCGATGGAGGAGTACATCGCCCTCGCAGCCGACGCCGGATACGACCGGGACGCGCTGGTCGACATCAGTGAGGCGCTGGATTACGCCGCTCACCTGCTGCGGTACAGCGACGGCGAGACGCTGGTCAACGACGCGCTCAACGTCGGCTGTGACGACGAACAACGTCACCGGGAACTCGTGGAGTTCCTTTCGAGTCGGTCCCGACGCGACGTCGACAAACAGCTCGCGGCACTCGAGCCACACGTGGAACACGAGCGACTCGCCTCCGGCGCACACCTCTATCGCGTCGACCTCGACAACTTCGCCCACCGGTTCACCTACCCGGCACCGGGCAAAACGACCGGCAACCTCCACGACAGGAAGGTGACCGAAACCGGCGAGCCGGTGATAACGATCGGCTACGGGCCGGACTTCGCGGTGCTCCGGTCCGACGGCGTCAGACTCGACATCCCGCAGATGGTGACCGAGCTGAACGAGGAACTCCCCGGAAGCGGAGTCTCCGGCGGCGGCCATCTCGTCGTCGGCTCCATCAAGTTCGTGAAGGGACGGCGGTCGGAAGTGATCGACGCGCTGGTGGAGAAGATGGCCGACGCGGAGCTCGACGAGGCGCTCTCGTCGGCGGCGACGCCGGAGTAG